A window of Photobacterium toruni genomic DNA:
TTAACTTATCAATGGTGCCCATTAAGCTGTTATAACTATCAACAAACGATTTCAGTGAATCTTTAGTGCTTTTCTCATCACTTTCAATGGTGATTTTTACTGATTTAACATCGATATCATCGGTTTCAGGGTTCTCGGAACCCGATGTACCGGTGAGCTTTTTAAGATCTAACGTTACCCCTTCGATGACATCTTCAAAGGTGTTATTACTGCTGGTCACGGTGGTAAAGTTATCGATCATGATTTTGGCATCTTGAGCAGCTTGCATTTGCTCAACTTTACTATCCGTCATGCCTTCTTTATAAGCTAATGACGCTAATTGCCCTGTCATCGCTGAAGTATCAATCTCAATAGTATTTTCCTCACCCGTTTCTTTGGTTGAAAATACAATTTTTGAACCGCCTTCTTCACCGGTATTGATTAAGGTTGCAGTGACGCCGGGGTTATCATCAGCATTATTAATTGCATCGACTACTGACGATAAATCATCATTATCTTCACCGATATTTAAGGTCATTGATTTATCACCAACCTTAATCACCATTTCACCACTACCTAAAGAGGCTTCAGGATCGGCACTGAATAGTTCTTTACCCATCAATTTATGTGATTGCGCCATTTGCTGAATGTTAATGTTATACACCCCGCTTTTGGCTTTAGCAGTAGCTTTTATCGATAAATAATCACTGTTATCAGATGTGGCTTTTTGACCATTAAAGGCTTCATCTTTACCAAATTTTTCAAGCATTGACTGCATGCTACTGATCGATGATTTAACCTGACCATAAGCACTAAGAGAGACATTAACCTGTTTCTGCTGAGTGGTGATTCGATCTGCTTTTGGTTTACGTTCAGCGGCAACTAATTGTTGCGTCATGCCTGCAATATCTAGCCCTGATGCCATTCCGGCAGCACTTAACCCCATAGTTATGTCCTCTACACTGTTTTACTGATAGAGCCCAGAGCATGCTTGGCTAAATTTTTGTTTAACTCTAGCAATTCTTGTGCCGGAACTTGGCGAATCACATCACCGGTTTTATTATCAACAATGGTGGCAATCTGCTTGCCTGTTTCCTCATCTTGGTGGAAACGTAAACTGCGATTACATTGTTGTAATGCTTGTTCAATCTGCTTAATGCGTTCTTGCTCTGCAATAGGATCAGGCGTAAATGAATTAAGCGGATTGTCATCAAGAGGGTGATTAACATCATCAACATCCGTTAACGCTGTTATCAGTGGCAATGGCTTGCCGCTTGGTGGTAACTCACTATAAGTTGGATCAGATTTAGACTGATTAGCAGTATTGACCGTCGCAGAAGTCGTACTATTTAATGATGTTGGTAGCGCGGTATATTGTCCTGTTGCAGCAGTAGAAGTGATCGCCATAGCCAGTTCCTTGAGCATATTTGTTAGCGATTAAAATACAATAATGCCCTGCTGATAATATCAACAGGGCACGATATTTAGAGCGGATTAACCTAATAGGCTAAGTGCTGCTTGTGGAATTTGTTTTGCTTGCGCAAGGATAGAAGTACCCGCTTGTTGCAGGATCTGACCTTTAGTCATGTTGATAGTTTCAGAGGCGAAATCAACATCTTTGATACGGCTATTTGACGCATTAACGTTTTCGTTGATGTTAGCCAAGTTGCTCATGGTGTGCGTCATGCGGTTTTGGAAGGCACCGATTTCCGCACGTTTTGAGTCGACTTGCTCCATTGCAGCATCAAGTACGTCAATCGCGTTTTGTGCGCCAGCCTGAGTTGATAGATCTAAGCTTGCTACAGATTCGGTTGTTGTACCTTCTTTTTGAGTAAGTACTGTATCGCCGACTTTCACATCACCTTCAACAGATGCATCCAGTTTTGCTGAAGCAAAATTAATTGAGAAATCACCTTTAACCGCAGGAACACCATCAACCACTTCATTACCATTAGCACTACGACCAGCAGTAGGATCAGCTGAATCTGTGGCTGCATCTCCCCCAGCACCAGTAATAAGTGCAGCATCACCTAGTTTTATTGTTGCATCGGTACCAGCAGCACCACTAGCAGCATCAGTACCTGTACCTACACTACCGGTTACTGTTGCTGATGCTGCTATATTCTTTCCATCAGCAGCTTCTAGTACAATCTTACCGGCAACCGTACCGTCTGAAGCACCACCTGCATAATCAACTGTAGCTGTTACACCTGTTTTTTCTGACATTTCATTAATTTTTTCGACAGCTGCTTTATTTAAAGCATCTAGTTTACCAGCACTAACATCTGTTGCAGCTATATCATCTAGTGATATATCAATACCATTAATATTTAAACTACCTGTCGTTCCTGCTCCCATCGATAGTGAAGTAATATCCATTGTTGCATTTACCGCTGCAGATTTATCACTCCCCTGAGAGACAGAAACACCACTTAATCCATCAATATTATTGATTTTTTCTTGTAACTCTTCAGCATTCATATCATGACCTAATGAAATTGACTGAGATTTACCACCAACATCAATAGTTACAGATCCATTAGCACCTTGAGTTCCGGCAACTGCTGTTGCACTTAACTCCATATCACCAGCAGCATCCGTACCAAAACTTTTATAAGTTTGACCCAAAGCGTGTGAAGATACATCCATCAATCCTAAGCTTTGCGTTTCATTTGAATTAGCACCAATTTGAAAATCTCTTGAACCAAATGAACCATCAAGCAGGCTCTGACCACCAAAACTAGTAGTATCAGCAATACGGTTCATTTCGCTTTGTAGTTCACCCATTTCTTTCTGCATGGCGTCACGGTCTTTATCTGAGTTTGAACCGTTAGCCGATTGTAGTGCTAACTCACGCATACGCTCCATGATGGTGGTTGATTCTGACATCGCACCTTCAGCAGTCTGTGCCATTGACACGCCATCGTTAGCGTTACGCATTGCAACGTTTAGACCATTGGTTTGGTTAGTCAAACGGTTTGAGATTTGCAGACCGGCTGCATCGTCTTTGGCAGAGTTAATACGCAGACCAGATGATAATTTTTGCATGCTGTCGGCAACACTGCTGCTTGCACTGTTAAGGTTACGCTGGGCAGTCATTGCTGTTACGTTAGTATTAATTGTAATAGCCATAAAGGTGACACTCCTTGGTATGATCTTTCCCAGACGTGGTGCCGGGTTAAAAAGAGATTTAATTAACTTAGTGCTAAAGTTAACGGCACCTTTTGGCGAAGCTTGAGGATTATTTTTAGGATTTTGTATATGAATTTAACAATTGATAAATAGGGAGAATATTTGGCGAGTGGCTTATTGGGGTTGTCATGATTGAATTAACTAGCGTCTTTTAGGCTCAAGCACGCGTTGAGTAGATCACGGATAGCCTCGTCCCTCGACTTCCGAGATGACGCATAATGAGCTACGTGAGTGCCAACCCCGTTATTGCCGACCGTGAGTGCCAAACCCCACCCCGTCATTTCCTACAGTGAGGTTACGAACGAGATAGGGAATCTACTCCCCACGCGTTGTAGAGTCATTAGGGTTGTCATGATTAAATTCACTGCCATCTGTTAGGCTCAAGCACGCATTGAGTAGATCACGGATAGCCTCGTCCCTTAAATATAATTAAACAATGACAATTGCTTAGTTTGCCCAAACGCTTGCTGCGAGGCTTGCAGCGCCATCATTTGTTGATTCATATCCATGATAGCTTTGCTGTAATCGAGATCTTCTAAGCCACTTTGCGCCTGATTGAGGGTTAACTCAAAATCCAGATGTTGTTCTAATTGGCGATCGACCCGCTGCATAATAATGCCGACTTCTGAACGTTGCTGGTTCATGTGCACAAAGCCACTGTCGAGATCATCAATCACTCGCTGTAAGTTTGCTTCTGCTGCTGGCGATGAGGTTGAACGCTCTGCGTTATCAATTGCACTCTGAATTGAATCAAATATATTGATGGTTTGGGCAGGCTTTAGCGCAATGCTATCGCCACTGCTGATACCATCAAATTTTAAATTAAGGGTGGCGCTATCGGCAACTGCAGGATCTTTATAAACGATGCCTTGTTCTGAATCATAAGCTTGATTTGCAGCGACGACTTTGCCCCCAACGGTTAAATTATATTGCATCTCTTTGGTTGTTGTACCATCCGCCGCTGCGACATCAACTTCATTGAAACTCACTTCAATAG
This region includes:
- a CDS encoding flagellin, which translates into the protein MAITINTNVTAMTAQRNLNSASSSVADSMQKLSSGLRINSAKDDAAGLQISNRLTNQTNGLNVAMRNANDGVSMAQTAEGAMSESTTIMERMRELALQSANGSNSDKDRDAMQKEMGELQSEMNRIADTTSFGGQSLLDGSFGSRDFQIGANSNETQSLGLMDVSSHALGQTYKSFGTDAAGDMELSATAVAGTQGANGSVTIDVGGKSQSISLGHDMNAEELQEKINNIDGLSGVSVSQGSDKSAAVNATMDITSLSMGAGTTGSLNINGIDISLDDIAATDVSAGKLDALNKAAVEKINEMSEKTGVTATVDYAGGASDGTVAGKIVLEAADGKNIAASATVTGSVGTGTDAASGAAGTDATIKLGDAALITGAGGDAATDSADPTAGRSANGNEVVDGVPAVKGDFSINFASAKLDASVEGDVKVGDTVLTQKEGTTTESVASLDLSTQAGAQNAIDVLDAAMEQVDSKRAEIGAFQNRMTHTMSNLANINENVNASNSRIKDVDFASETINMTKGQILQQAGTSILAQAKQIPQAALSLLG
- a CDS encoding flagellar protein FlaG, translating into MAITSTAATGQYTALPTSLNSTTSATVNTANQSKSDPTYSELPPSGKPLPLITALTDVDDVNHPLDDNPLNSFTPDPIAEQERIKQIEQALQQCNRSLRFHQDEETGKQIATIVDNKTGDVIRQVPAQELLELNKNLAKHALGSISKTV
- the fliD gene encoding flagellar filament capping protein FliD is translated as MGLSAAGMASGLDIAGMTQQLVAAERKPKADRITTQQKQVNVSLSAYGQVKSSISSMQSMLEKFGKDEAFNGQKATSDNSDYLSIKATAKAKSGVYNINIQQMAQSHKLMGKELFSADPEASLGSGEMVIKVGDKSMTLNIGEDNDDLSSVVDAINNADDNPGVTATLINTGEEGGSKIVFSTKETGEENTIEIDTSAMTGQLASLAYKEGMTDSKVEQMQAAQDAKIMIDNFTTVTSSNNTFEDVIEGVTLDLKKLTGTSGSENPETDDIDVKSVKITIESDEKSTKDSLKSFVDSYNSLMGTIDKLTGFDADKEPDDPNRAGALNGDSLTRSVTTQMRNLLNEPIDINGKLYQMSDFGISIQRDGTLELEEDSDKLDDIISENFAVIGQFFAKEDTGFLAKADKLLDSFTDKTDGSLSVKEDTLKERQKSLDNDMTELNKRMVAYEDRTYKQFLAMDEAIGQMNNQLSSMMSLMMSFD